One Paraburkholderia sp. IMGN_8 DNA window includes the following coding sequences:
- a CDS encoding glycosyltransferase family 4 protein, which translates to MRILQLVHAPRLSGAEVLVKGLAIHHQRGGHEVCMASLLPQQDDFADIRAELQAAGVTCIFPETHYGRVGKLLHLYRVVRRFRPDFIVAHATLAALYVRLLPVHTPIVWVMHSGVNDFENGALKQAERLLSRRARAVIGVSQKNIDEYLREIGNHPALVVIPNGVDASQFAENLDASAPDTDVPAKQIVQLGRYIEGKSQLDTIRAFARVLQSEPDARLLLCGVVEDVAYHDAVVSLVNQLGLGNHVTVCGPRSDVAAILRSSRVFAMPSRFEAQSIGFLEALASGIPVVASRIPSFSFASGFAGVSLVDTTDPEAYGRALLAALSTPRANRQLAGYTLHDTADRYMTIARKFVRPLAISV; encoded by the coding sequence GTGAGAATTCTTCAGCTTGTTCACGCGCCGCGACTATCCGGAGCGGAAGTATTGGTAAAAGGTCTCGCCATTCATCATCAGCGCGGTGGCCATGAAGTGTGTATGGCATCGCTGCTCCCGCAGCAGGACGATTTCGCCGACATTCGTGCTGAACTCCAGGCCGCAGGGGTGACCTGCATCTTCCCCGAAACCCACTACGGGCGGGTGGGCAAGCTGCTGCACCTGTATCGCGTGGTGCGCCGGTTCAGGCCTGATTTCATCGTGGCTCACGCAACGCTTGCTGCCCTATATGTACGTCTTCTGCCCGTCCATACGCCGATCGTCTGGGTGATGCACTCCGGCGTGAACGACTTCGAGAACGGCGCGCTCAAGCAGGCAGAGCGTCTGCTGTCGCGGCGGGCGAGGGCGGTCATCGGCGTGTCGCAGAAAAATATCGACGAATACCTGAGGGAGATCGGAAATCACCCTGCTCTGGTGGTCATTCCTAACGGCGTGGATGCGTCGCAGTTCGCGGAGAACCTCGACGCATCGGCGCCGGATACCGATGTGCCGGCGAAGCAGATTGTTCAGCTTGGCCGCTACATCGAAGGGAAAAGCCAGTTGGACACCATCCGCGCGTTTGCGCGCGTGTTGCAGAGCGAGCCTGATGCGCGCTTGCTGCTATGTGGTGTCGTTGAAGACGTCGCGTATCACGACGCAGTGGTGTCGCTGGTCAACCAGCTCGGGTTGGGGAACCACGTGACCGTATGCGGACCCAGATCGGATGTCGCCGCCATCCTCCGATCGTCGCGCGTCTTTGCGATGCCTTCGCGCTTCGAAGCCCAGAGCATCGGTTTTCTCGAGGCGCTCGCATCGGGCATTCCGGTCGTGGCCAGCCGGATTCCGTCGTTCAGTTTCGCAAGCGGCTTTGCCGGCGTCAGTCTCGTCGATACGACCGATCCGGAGGCTTACGGCCGGGCATTGCTCGCGGCGCTGAGCACGCCGCGGGCGAACCGGCAACTGGCGGGATACACGCTGCATGACACCGCGGATCGCTATATGACGATTGCGCGGAAGTTCGTCCGGCCGCTTGCGATTTCGGTGTGA
- a CDS encoding RICIN domain-containing protein, translating to MRSMAARLVRDSSIVFFLLIFFAFLPGSARAADCRAGTLVTVVAHLDDDLLFVDPAISERLDAGWCITTVHLIGGANGADFAYVQTRERASRLAYARMAGAPDDWAESNIPIAGKLVHQMVLKAKPQVHLLELRLPGGGVRGGREPLGLLWEQRATLSTYPMNADGSVRVQYDRAALSATLRAILADASQIFTLNPDTVPFIEHPDHIFAARITRHVAQTLDKSVPIEYHITYPTGGWPANLPAAEVQRKRDIVASYFAIDGSDSSHVFGEYQWDGNWVARRYAFADRTDRPAADFQPHPVQLFNAASNRCLSANSAGREPLLAACTGSPTQQWRWQPLAVYPGNAHNAALVSVATAQCIAERDGFLISEACDQWDSAQRWTPWDFGLVYTPQRHCLGENDGKLTMRGCTLLTTRYRWATTQHTQATDLRLATAMYGDIAGRGDQSAIYVQRQHDGPGFNVYAASLSKASRPVLWYANPVPFDYRSTTPSCANDKLCFDSVRFLLGDFDGDGRADLMVISARRGGTAFWLLRNAGDRFDAPRLWLQTGDVLKPELAQQYVAADFTGSRRASVLIVQKRADSGLDLWIASSTGAASPAPVLWAQAKNLPQNTNFLPVHTEGSRASLVALDGSDGRLALTQIANDGAHLLIGERRVLPARFVPDFVKAAVGALHGKDSDALLLLTPHLDSASDDAVIDISTVDLAGAAKAPIQAAVLRGMSWSDVFPALVRDNRNTALVLYRRTDATLGDFYFTGGSAALLRYPVGEGFALGTAQDLGELPGLFSETVRIDRLAQ from the coding sequence ATGCGATCAATGGCAGCCAGGCTCGTTCGAGATTCATCCATTGTTTTCTTCCTGCTCATTTTCTTCGCCTTCCTGCCTGGTTCGGCGCGCGCCGCCGACTGCCGCGCCGGCACGCTCGTCACCGTCGTCGCCCATCTCGACGACGATCTGCTGTTCGTGGACCCCGCCATCAGCGAACGTCTCGACGCAGGCTGGTGTATCACGACCGTCCATCTGATCGGCGGCGCCAATGGCGCGGACTTCGCCTACGTGCAGACCCGCGAGCGGGCGTCCCGGCTCGCTTACGCACGCATGGCCGGCGCGCCTGACGACTGGGCCGAGTCGAATATCCCGATCGCCGGCAAGCTCGTTCATCAAATGGTGCTGAAAGCAAAGCCGCAAGTGCACCTGCTCGAGTTACGCCTGCCCGGCGGTGGTGTGCGTGGCGGCCGCGAACCGCTCGGTCTGCTGTGGGAACAGCGCGCAACGCTTTCGACTTACCCGATGAACGCGGACGGCTCCGTTCGTGTGCAATACGATCGTGCCGCCCTGTCGGCGACGCTGAGAGCGATACTCGCGGATGCCTCGCAGATCTTCACGCTCAATCCGGACACAGTGCCGTTTATCGAGCATCCCGATCACATTTTCGCTGCGCGCATCACGCGTCACGTCGCCCAGACGCTCGACAAAAGCGTGCCCATCGAATACCACATCACCTATCCGACCGGCGGATGGCCCGCCAATCTTCCCGCCGCCGAGGTGCAGCGCAAGCGCGACATCGTCGCCAGCTACTTTGCTATCGACGGCAGCGACTCGTCGCATGTATTCGGCGAGTATCAGTGGGACGGCAACTGGGTGGCGCGCCGCTATGCGTTCGCCGATCGCACCGATCGTCCCGCCGCGGATTTCCAGCCGCATCCTGTTCAACTGTTCAATGCAGCGTCGAACCGCTGTCTGAGCGCCAACAGCGCCGGCCGTGAGCCCCTCCTTGCCGCATGCACAGGCTCGCCAACGCAACAATGGCGTTGGCAACCGCTGGCGGTCTATCCCGGCAATGCGCACAACGCCGCGCTGGTCAGCGTCGCGACAGCGCAATGCATCGCCGAGCGCGACGGCTTTCTGATCTCAGAGGCATGCGACCAATGGGACTCGGCTCAGCGCTGGACGCCCTGGGACTTCGGCCTCGTCTACACGCCGCAGCGTCATTGCCTCGGCGAGAACGACGGCAAGCTCACCATGCGCGGCTGCACCTTGCTCACCACCCGCTACCGATGGGCGACCACGCAACACACCCAGGCGACCGACCTGCGGCTCGCGACGGCGATGTATGGCGATATCGCCGGCCGCGGCGACCAATCCGCCATCTATGTTCAACGACAGCACGACGGGCCCGGATTCAACGTGTATGCGGCGTCGCTGTCGAAAGCGTCGCGCCCCGTTCTCTGGTACGCCAATCCCGTCCCATTCGATTACCGTTCGACAACACCGAGCTGCGCCAACGACAAGCTGTGCTTCGACAGCGTGCGGTTCCTGCTGGGAGACTTCGACGGCGACGGCCGGGCGGATCTGATGGTCATCTCCGCGCGCCGCGGCGGGACCGCGTTCTGGTTACTGCGCAACGCAGGTGACAGGTTCGATGCCCCGCGTCTCTGGCTACAGACAGGCGATGTTTTGAAGCCCGAACTGGCACAGCAGTATGTAGCGGCCGACTTCACCGGAAGTAGACGAGCCAGTGTGCTGATTGTCCAGAAACGAGCCGATAGCGGGCTCGACCTCTGGATCGCATCGTCCACAGGAGCAGCCAGTCCCGCGCCGGTCTTATGGGCGCAAGCAAAGAATTTGCCGCAAAACACGAACTTTCTGCCGGTCCACACAGAGGGCTCGCGGGCGTCACTGGTTGCGCTCGACGGTTCAGACGGCAGACTGGCGCTCACGCAAATCGCCAACGATGGAGCGCATCTCCTGATCGGCGAACGCAGAGTTCTGCCCGCGCGTTTCGTCCCCGACTTCGTCAAAGCGGCGGTCGGCGCTCTGCATGGCAAAGACAGCGACGCGTTGCTCCTGTTGACACCGCATCTCGACAGCGCGAGCGACGACGCCGTCATCGACATTTCTACCGTGGACCTTGCAGGCGCGGCGAAAGCACCTATACAAGCGGCGGTTTTACGCGGCATGTCGTGGTCGGATGTCTTTCCGGCGCTCGTGCGTGACAACCGGAATACGGCGCTAGTGCTCTATCGAAGGACCGACGCGACGCTCGGCGACTTCTATTTCACCGGCGGCTCAGCGGCGCTTCTGCGCTACCCGGTCGGAGAAGGTTTTGCCTTGGGAACCGCACAGGATCTTGGCGAACTGCCGGGTCTCTTCTCGGAGACTGTGCGGATCGACCGGCTGGCGCAGTAG
- a CDS encoding amino acid permease, with protein MNINTAVPSAEPADNDVKLLHKMGYAQELSRRMGAFSNFAVSFSLICILSGGITSFQMGLSAAGGASIGLGWPLGSLFAMVVAAAMAQIASSYPTAGGLYHWSSILGGKTWGWLTAWLNLLGLVFVVAAINYGTYDPFFRTLIAPMFGVNPDSLGWWHQTIFLSVITASQAFLNHRGIRITSKITDLSGYLIFVVTIVLVVSLLVYSPVKIDLSRLYTFTNFTGVDGGAWPKQTIAMAFLSGLLLTAYTITGFDASAHTSEETHEAARNVPRGIVGSVFWSTTFGYVMVCAFVLVMPDLGAAVKQGTGFFDAILAPIPGPLRIVIELLMFFINYVCGLAAVTSTSRMMFAFARDGGLPASKWLRKVNAAHRTPGAAIWTSAVLAIVVTLYGDAFTVLSAGSAVFLFISYAMPIAAGIFAEGRTWNEKGPFQLGMLSKPFAVAAVIGALVLAYVGMQPPNQKVVYVIVGLLAVLLAIWYGAGVRKSFAGPPIGKVSKEREQELSGMEGQLGEG; from the coding sequence ATGAACATCAACACGGCCGTGCCGTCGGCGGAACCCGCCGACAATGACGTCAAGCTGTTGCACAAGATGGGCTACGCGCAGGAACTGTCCCGCCGGATGGGCGCGTTCTCGAACTTCGCGGTGTCGTTCTCGCTGATCTGCATTCTGTCGGGCGGCATCACCTCGTTCCAGATGGGTTTGTCGGCGGCGGGCGGGGCGTCTATCGGACTCGGCTGGCCGCTCGGCTCGCTGTTCGCGATGGTGGTCGCGGCGGCGATGGCGCAGATCGCGTCGTCGTATCCGACGGCCGGCGGCCTCTATCACTGGAGCTCGATTCTCGGCGGCAAAACGTGGGGCTGGCTCACCGCGTGGCTGAATCTTCTCGGACTCGTATTCGTGGTCGCGGCGATCAATTACGGCACTTATGATCCGTTCTTCCGCACACTGATCGCGCCGATGTTCGGCGTGAATCCCGACTCGCTCGGCTGGTGGCATCAGACGATCTTTCTGAGCGTGATCACCGCCTCGCAAGCGTTCCTCAATCATCGCGGCATTCGCATCACCAGCAAGATCACCGACCTGTCCGGCTATCTGATCTTTGTGGTGACGATCGTGCTGGTGGTGTCGCTGCTGGTGTATTCGCCGGTCAAGATCGATCTGTCGCGGCTTTATACGTTTACCAATTTCACCGGCGTCGACGGCGGCGCGTGGCCGAAGCAGACCATCGCGATGGCGTTTCTGTCCGGCCTGCTGCTGACTGCCTATACGATCACCGGTTTCGACGCGTCCGCGCATACGTCGGAGGAGACGCATGAAGCGGCGCGCAACGTGCCGCGCGGCATCGTCGGTTCGGTGTTCTGGTCGACCACCTTCGGTTACGTGATGGTGTGCGCGTTCGTGCTGGTGATGCCGGATCTCGGCGCGGCGGTGAAGCAGGGCACGGGATTCTTCGACGCGATTCTTGCGCCGATTCCGGGACCGCTGCGCATCGTGATCGAATTGCTGATGTTCTTCATCAACTACGTGTGCGGTCTTGCCGCGGTGACGTCGACCTCGCGGATGATGTTCGCGTTTGCTCGCGACGGCGGCTTGCCTGCGTCGAAGTGGTTGCGCAAAGTGAACGCGGCGCATCGCACACCGGGTGCTGCGATCTGGACCTCGGCGGTGCTGGCGATCGTGGTCACGCTGTACGGCGATGCATTTACCGTGCTGAGCGCGGGTAGCGCGGTGTTCCTGTTTATTTCCTATGCGATGCCCATCGCCGCGGGGATTTTCGCGGAAGGCCGCACGTGGAACGAGAAGGGCCCGTTCCAGTTGGGCATGCTGTCGAAGCCGTTCGCGGTGGCGGCGGTAATCGGTGCGCTGGTGCTTGCGTATGTCGGCATGCAGCCGCCGAACCAGAAGGTGGTCTACGTGATCGTCGGCTTGCTCGCGGTGTTGCTGGCGATCTGGTACGGCGCGGGCGTGCGCAAGAGCTTTGCAGGGCCGCCGATCGGCAAGGTGTCGAAGGAGCGTGAACAGGAGTTGAGCGGGATGGAGGGGCAGCTGGGGGAAGGCTGA
- a CDS encoding helix-turn-helix domain-containing protein: MQPVYQTRSAVEIRCCRNIDEQAMLLDAWNQSYCQISRGAFDGSVSSFAAGGVRVLVERLNRTVYQRGQVAPSRFAVGVPFQLEGHALLCGQTSHRDGLHVFSGDGGFEFLSPDKHVVVNLEIEPGAIGDRLVRSQLDELTLLLGTRPGVLNVDPVRLQRFREVLKQLLDAVTATPTLLDDAGVAAAFEKSVIFGLADALQGMSGADPHRNAEARTARNWQLVRGVRELVEGSPDCPLSVAELCARFRASRRTLQYAFEDILGVNPSAYIRAVRLDHVRRELCGSSSVTEVATRWGFWHFGNFSNEYRGQFGELPSETWRHSRNRMV, translated from the coding sequence ATGCAGCCGGTCTATCAGACACGCAGCGCCGTCGAGATTCGCTGTTGCCGGAACATTGACGAGCAGGCGATGTTGCTCGACGCATGGAACCAGAGCTATTGCCAGATTTCTCGCGGTGCCTTCGACGGCTCCGTGAGTTCGTTTGCCGCGGGCGGCGTGCGGGTGCTGGTCGAGCGCCTGAACCGCACGGTTTATCAACGCGGCCAGGTCGCGCCGTCCAGGTTTGCTGTCGGCGTTCCGTTCCAACTCGAGGGACATGCGTTGCTGTGCGGGCAGACCAGTCATCGCGACGGCTTGCATGTGTTTTCCGGCGATGGCGGTTTCGAGTTTTTATCGCCTGACAAGCACGTCGTGGTGAATCTGGAGATCGAGCCTGGCGCGATTGGCGATCGGCTGGTGCGATCGCAGCTTGATGAGTTGACGCTGCTGCTGGGCACGAGGCCTGGCGTGCTGAATGTCGATCCTGTGCGGTTGCAGCGATTTCGCGAGGTACTGAAGCAATTGCTCGACGCGGTGACTGCCACGCCGACTTTGCTTGATGATGCGGGCGTGGCCGCTGCGTTTGAGAAATCGGTGATATTTGGGCTCGCCGATGCGTTGCAAGGGATGTCTGGTGCTGATCCGCACAGGAATGCTGAGGCGCGTACTGCGCGGAATTGGCAGCTAGTGCGAGGTGTTCGCGAGTTGGTTGAAGGATCGCCTGATTGCCCACTGTCCGTGGCGGAGCTTTGTGCCCGGTTTCGCGCGAGCCGGCGCACATTGCAATATGCTTTTGAGGATATTCTTGGGGTGAATCCTTCTGCTTATATTCGAGCTGTTCGGCTCGATCATGTGAGGCGCGAATTGTGTGGGTCTTCTTCTGTTACTGAGGTCGCTACGCGGTGGGGGTTTTGGCATTTTGGGAATTTCTCCAACGAGTATCGGGGGCAGTTTGGGGAGCTGCCCAGTGAGACTTGGCGGCACAGCCGCAATCGAATGGTTTAG
- a CDS encoding CaiB/BaiF CoA-transferase family protein translates to MNSSQESVGALPLAGIRVIELSHMVMGPTCGMILGDLGAEVIKVEPPRGDGTRRLLGTGAGFFRTFNRNKKSVALDLDTEAGLAALHKLVDTADVFVENFKPGRMASLGLDYATLRERNPKLIYVSHKGFLNGPYEHRLALDEVVQMMAGLAYMTGPVGRPLRAGSSVNDIMGGMFGAIGVLAALHERHTSGRGKEVQSALFENCVLLSAQHMQQFAATGVPAAPMPERISAWAVYDVFKLANDEQMFIAATGDGQWRALCAILGRADLLADPLLATNNDRVLARDWLLKTLGETLSTFEGAALVPQFERDHIPFASITRPEELFDDPHLNQSGGLARLTLDDGSETAMPLLPISMDGERLQPRQPIAKIGEHTAEVLRGLGYDETQIAALGGGVAQAPRETA, encoded by the coding sequence ATGAATTCTTCCCAGGAAAGCGTGGGCGCGTTGCCGCTCGCGGGCATTCGCGTTATCGAGTTATCGCATATGGTGATGGGGCCGACCTGCGGGATGATTCTCGGCGACCTCGGCGCCGAGGTGATCAAGGTCGAGCCGCCGCGCGGCGACGGCACGCGCCGTTTGCTCGGCACCGGCGCGGGTTTTTTTCGCACCTTCAATCGCAACAAGAAGAGTGTCGCGCTCGACCTCGATACGGAGGCGGGACTGGCTGCGTTGCATAAGCTCGTCGATACCGCTGACGTGTTCGTCGAAAACTTCAAGCCGGGCCGCATGGCGAGCCTCGGCCTCGATTACGCGACGCTGCGCGAACGCAATCCGAAGCTGATCTACGTCTCGCACAAGGGCTTTCTGAACGGCCCATACGAACATCGTCTCGCACTCGACGAAGTCGTGCAGATGATGGCCGGCCTCGCCTATATGACAGGACCGGTGGGACGCCCGTTGCGCGCGGGCAGTTCGGTCAACGACATCATGGGCGGCATGTTCGGCGCGATCGGCGTGCTGGCCGCGTTGCACGAACGCCATACGAGCGGGCGCGGCAAGGAAGTGCAGAGCGCGTTGTTCGAAAACTGCGTGTTGCTGTCCGCGCAACACATGCAGCAGTTCGCCGCGACCGGCGTGCCTGCCGCGCCGATGCCCGAACGTATCAGCGCATGGGCCGTCTACGACGTGTTCAAGCTCGCCAACGACGAGCAGATGTTCATCGCCGCGACCGGCGACGGCCAGTGGCGCGCGCTGTGCGCGATTCTCGGCCGCGCCGATCTGCTGGCCGACCCGCTTCTCGCGACCAACAACGATCGCGTGCTGGCGCGCGACTGGCTGCTGAAGACGCTCGGCGAAACCTTGAGTACCTTCGAAGGCGCCGCGCTCGTGCCGCAGTTCGAACGCGATCACATTCCGTTCGCGTCGATTACGCGACCCGAAGAACTGTTCGACGATCCGCATCTGAACCAGAGCGGCGGCCTCGCCCGTTTGACGCTCGACGACGGCAGCGAAACCGCGATGCCGCTGCTGCCGATTTCGATGGATGGCGAACGCCTGCAACCGCGCCAGCCGATCGCGAAGATCGGCGAGCACACCGCCGAAGTGCTGCGCGGCTTGGGGTACGACGAAACGCAGATCGCGGCGCTCGGCGGTGGTGTCGCTCAGGCGCCGCGCGAAACCGCTTGA
- a CDS encoding GDP-mannose mannosyl hydrolase: MLAEIDFLDVLRLTPLVAIDLIVKDSAGRVLLGRRRNRPARGTWFVPGGRILKDETLDAAFARIVDAELGVATLQRSVACFEGVFEHHYNDNFAAEPDISTHYIVLAYSLPLGSLRSSAPVGRFDQHSEYRWLTPAELLACDDVHENTKAYFR, translated from the coding sequence ATGCTGGCAGAGATCGATTTCCTCGACGTGCTCCGTCTGACGCCTCTGGTCGCGATCGATCTGATCGTCAAGGATTCCGCGGGCCGCGTGTTGCTTGGCCGTCGCCGCAACCGCCCCGCTCGCGGCACATGGTTCGTGCCCGGCGGGCGCATTCTCAAGGACGAAACACTCGACGCGGCGTTCGCCCGCATCGTCGATGCCGAACTGGGCGTCGCGACACTCCAACGCTCAGTCGCTTGCTTCGAAGGGGTATTCGAGCACCACTACAACGACAACTTCGCAGCCGAGCCGGATATCTCGACCCACTACATCGTCCTCGCTTATTCGCTGCCGCTCGGCAGCCTCCGCAGCTCTGCGCCGGTCGGACGATTCGATCAGCACAGCGAGTATCGATGGCTCACGCCTGCCGAATTGCTGGCGTGCGACGACGTCCACGAGAATACCAAGGCGTATTTCCGCTAG
- a CDS encoding SDR family oxidoreductase yields MSRPAGRLAGKIAIVSGGATGAGGAASLLFAQEGAQVAVVDINTDAGEEVVTRIRAAGGVAELFAADVSKRAAVDAAVANIIARFGRIDVLFNHAGSIVVKPFVDTTDEDYDWLMNVNVKSMFMMTRAVLPHMLAAGGGSIVCTASISSVAATPLEVLYCTTKGACAMFARSIAVEYRDRGIRCNAVCPGFIDTPHGRREIRALAKYGFDASEAALSVQQGRLCAPEEVARAALFLASDDASFVNGAHLYVDNCFTAA; encoded by the coding sequence ATGAGCAGACCGGCAGGCAGGCTGGCAGGCAAGATCGCGATCGTGTCAGGCGGCGCAACGGGCGCAGGGGGCGCGGCGTCGCTGCTGTTCGCCCAGGAAGGCGCGCAGGTCGCCGTCGTCGATATCAATACCGATGCGGGTGAGGAAGTGGTGACCCGGATTCGCGCCGCAGGCGGCGTCGCCGAACTGTTCGCGGCCGATGTGTCGAAGCGCGCAGCCGTGGATGCCGCGGTGGCGAACATCATCGCGCGCTTCGGGCGCATCGACGTGCTGTTCAACCACGCCGGCAGCATCGTCGTGAAGCCGTTCGTCGATACCACCGACGAAGACTACGACTGGCTCATGAACGTCAACGTCAAAAGCATGTTCATGATGACGCGCGCCGTGCTGCCGCACATGCTCGCCGCGGGTGGCGGTTCGATCGTCTGCACGGCGTCGATCTCGTCGGTCGCGGCGACGCCGCTCGAAGTGCTGTACTGCACAACCAAAGGCGCATGCGCGATGTTCGCCCGCTCTATTGCCGTCGAGTATCGCGATCGCGGGATTCGCTGCAACGCGGTATGCCCCGGTTTCATCGATACGCCGCACGGCCGCCGCGAAATCAGGGCGCTGGCGAAATACGGTTTCGATGCGAGCGAGGCGGCTTTGTCAGTGCAGCAAGGCAGGCTGTGCGCGCCGGAAGAAGTCGCGCGCGCGGCGCTGTTTCTCGCCAGCGACGACGCCAGTTTCGTCAACGGCGCGCATCTGTACGTCGATAACTGCTTCACGGCTGCGTGA
- a CDS encoding MFS transporter, producing the protein MKSSNHAVYATAVGDAGTLDGLPSGAGAGADAAPGAQADKIALDGARISARLDRLPATRSIWKLVMLLSLGLFFELYDLMFSGYIAPGLVRSGILTATTHGLFGTSGVASFIAALFAGLFIGTAACGFLADRFGRRAIFTWSLLWYTAANIIMAFQDTAPGLNLWRFIAGIGIGVEIVTIGTYISELVPKHVRGRASACSQAVGFCAVPIVAFLSYLLVPHRYFGIDGWRLVVLTGVVGAMVVWWIRLGLPESPRWLAQKGRIDEADAVMTRLEARVEREYGRRLPEPALPEPVRARAAFRDLLVPPYRKRTLMLIIFHVFQTMGYYGFANWIPTLLIKQGITVTTSLMYASVIAIAAPLGPLLGLLIADRFERKTVIVSMAAVNVVCGLLFSQARETVLLVSLGVCLVLAGNIISYSYHAYQAELFPTSIRARAVGFVYSWSRISAMFSAFVIAACLNRFGVNGVFVFISGAMVIVMVAIATLGPKTRDVALEDISK; encoded by the coding sequence ATGAAATCGTCGAATCATGCGGTGTATGCAACGGCGGTGGGTGATGCCGGTACGCTTGACGGTTTGCCGTCCGGTGCAGGGGCCGGTGCCGACGCCGCGCCTGGCGCGCAAGCCGACAAGATCGCGCTGGACGGCGCGCGCATTTCCGCGCGGCTCGACCGCTTGCCTGCCACGCGATCGATCTGGAAGCTGGTGATGCTGCTGAGTCTCGGGTTGTTCTTCGAACTGTACGACCTGATGTTCTCCGGTTACATCGCGCCGGGCCTCGTGCGCAGCGGCATTCTGACTGCGACGACGCACGGACTGTTCGGCACCAGCGGCGTTGCCAGTTTTATCGCCGCGTTGTTCGCGGGGCTTTTCATCGGCACGGCGGCGTGCGGCTTTCTCGCCGACCGTTTCGGCCGACGGGCGATCTTCACGTGGTCGCTTCTGTGGTACACCGCGGCCAATATCATCATGGCGTTTCAGGACACTGCGCCAGGACTGAATCTTTGGCGTTTCATCGCGGGGATCGGTATTGGTGTGGAGATCGTCACGATCGGCACGTACATCTCCGAACTCGTGCCGAAGCATGTGCGCGGCCGTGCGTCGGCATGTTCGCAGGCGGTCGGTTTTTGCGCGGTGCCGATTGTCGCGTTTCTGTCCTATTTGCTGGTACCGCATCGCTACTTCGGGATCGATGGCTGGCGTCTGGTCGTGCTGACCGGCGTGGTCGGCGCCATGGTGGTGTGGTGGATTCGTTTAGGGCTGCCGGAAAGCCCGCGCTGGCTAGCGCAGAAAGGGCGTATCGACGAAGCGGACGCGGTGATGACGCGTCTTGAAGCGCGCGTCGAACGCGAATATGGCCGGCGATTGCCGGAGCCGGCGTTGCCCGAACCGGTGCGTGCGCGTGCGGCGTTTCGCGATCTGCTGGTGCCGCCATATCGGAAGCGCACGCTGATGCTGATCATCTTCCACGTGTTTCAGACGATGGGTTACTACGGCTTCGCGAACTGGATTCCGACGTTGTTGATCAAGCAGGGCATTACCGTTACGACGAGTTTGATGTATGCGAGTGTTATCGCGATTGCTGCGCCGTTGGGGCCGTTGCTTGGATTGCTGATTGCCGATCGCTTCGAGCGCAAGACGGTGATCGTATCTATGGCGGCGGTCAACGTCGTGTGCGGATTGCTGTTCAGCCAGGCGCGCGAGACGGTGTTGCTGGTGAGCTTGGGCGTGTGCCTCGTGCTGGCGGGCAATATTATTTCGTACAGCTATCACGCCTATCAGGCAGAGCTGTTTCCGACCAGCATCCGGGCACGGGCAGTGGGGTTTGTTTATTCGTGGAGCCGGATCTCGGCGATGTTCTCTGCGTTCGTGATCGCGGCGTGTTTGAACCGCTTCGGGGTGAACGGAGTGTTTGTGTTTATTTCGGGAGCGATGGTCATCGTGATGGTGGCCATCGCTACGCTTGGGCCCAAGACGCGCGATGTCGCGTTGGAGGATATTTCCAAATAG